One genomic region from Arthrobacter sp. FB24 encodes:
- a CDS encoding LysR family transcriptional regulator, whose product MINPVHLRTLVEVTRLGSFAAAANRLGYTASAVSQQMSALERDTGVDLFQRSARSIQPTEAALVMTRHAAKVLTDIEALMAAASRTHDATHQELRLGIFPSLATYVLPRILQNPKWKDLGIDLRVSVAEPSQTIQGLRTGGELDVALVYQVGQSGLAWPHTVNRQWIGDDEFRVVLPAAWGFRAEAKVAADHLSDMPWIVHHPGTSDATVIERLFASCNLHPRVVAYSDDFHASLEMAAAGLGAALVPELALRHRPAGVVVLDVPEIRLARNVFALLINDKRTARVQLFVELLADTLHGMGTAR is encoded by the coding sequence TTGATCAACCCCGTTCATCTGCGGACCCTCGTCGAGGTCACCCGCCTTGGCTCATTCGCGGCAGCCGCCAACCGGCTGGGCTACACCGCTTCCGCTGTTTCCCAGCAGATGTCTGCCCTGGAACGGGACACCGGCGTGGATCTCTTCCAGCGTTCGGCCAGGAGCATCCAGCCCACCGAAGCCGCCCTGGTGATGACCCGGCACGCCGCTAAGGTCCTGACCGACATTGAGGCCCTCATGGCGGCCGCCTCCCGGACGCACGACGCCACCCATCAGGAGCTCAGGCTGGGAATTTTTCCCAGCCTGGCAACATACGTCCTGCCGCGGATCCTGCAGAACCCGAAGTGGAAGGACCTGGGCATCGACCTCAGGGTGTCCGTGGCTGAGCCGTCCCAGACCATACAGGGGCTGCGCACTGGCGGCGAACTCGATGTGGCCCTGGTCTACCAGGTGGGCCAGTCCGGCCTCGCGTGGCCCCACACCGTGAACCGGCAATGGATCGGCGACGACGAATTCCGTGTGGTACTGCCGGCAGCCTGGGGTTTCCGCGCCGAAGCCAAGGTGGCGGCGGACCATCTGTCCGACATGCCGTGGATCGTCCATCACCCGGGCACCAGCGACGCGACGGTCATTGAACGGCTGTTCGCCAGCTGCAACCTGCACCCCCGCGTGGTGGCCTATAGCGACGACTTCCATGCCAGCCTCGAAATGGCCGCCGCTGGACTGGGAGCCGCGCTGGTCCCTGAGCTTGCCCTGCGGCACCGGCCTGCCGGTGTGGTGGTCCTGGACGTTCCGGAGATCCGGCTGGCCCGGAATGTCTTCGCCCTGCTGATCAACGACAAGCGGACGGCGCGGGTGCAGCTCTTCGTCGAACTCCTGGCCGACACCCTGCACGGCATGGGAACAGCCCGCTAG
- a CDS encoding aldehyde dehydrogenase family protein — translation MHTPAAAVARSRELFDSGVSRPLDWRLEQLGNLRRMLTERREDFAGALLSDLGKHRSESQMTEIGFVAAETAHLERHLAGWLRRRRVDVPLAMQPARAWTELTPLGVVLVIGTWNYPVQLTLAPMAGALAAGNTVVVKPSEHAPATSAALVRWLPEYLGGAAEVVPGGIPATKALLAERFDHIFFTGGQDAARVVMRAAAEHLTPVTLELGGRCPAFVDGTADLETTAGRLAWGRFMNAGQTCVAPDYVLAAPEVLDALEPLLVDAITAMFGKDPASSASYGRIVDDRHFERIAELADGSTVVHGGQRDPGSRYFAPTLLRPAPGDAVLGEEIFGPLLPLVPVSGRDEAIRMINSGSKPLAVYVFSEEDAVRSAFAAETSSGALAYGAPAAHLTVPGLPFGGVGGSGMGAYHGEHSVRTFSHERAGMDKPLWPDTLGLAYPPYGTAKDRVVTALLSLAGRVPGRPKAGRPGDRKA, via the coding sequence ATGCACACTCCCGCCGCCGCCGTCGCCCGATCCCGCGAGCTTTTCGACAGCGGGGTGAGCCGCCCCCTGGACTGGCGGCTGGAGCAACTGGGCAATCTGCGCAGGATGCTGACGGAACGCCGTGAGGATTTTGCCGGCGCACTGCTCAGCGACCTGGGCAAGCACCGGAGTGAATCACAGATGACCGAAATCGGTTTTGTGGCCGCGGAAACGGCCCATCTGGAACGGCATCTCGCGGGCTGGCTTCGGCGCCGCCGGGTGGACGTTCCGCTTGCCATGCAGCCGGCCCGGGCCTGGACCGAGCTGACTCCGCTCGGTGTGGTGCTGGTGATCGGCACCTGGAACTACCCGGTCCAGCTGACGCTGGCGCCGATGGCCGGCGCCCTGGCGGCCGGCAACACCGTGGTCGTCAAGCCGAGCGAGCACGCCCCCGCCACCTCAGCCGCCCTGGTCCGCTGGTTGCCTGAGTACCTGGGCGGTGCCGCCGAGGTGGTGCCCGGAGGCATCCCGGCAACCAAGGCACTCCTGGCTGAGCGCTTCGACCACATCTTCTTCACCGGCGGCCAGGACGCGGCCCGGGTGGTCATGCGGGCGGCAGCCGAACACCTGACGCCGGTGACCCTGGAACTGGGTGGAAGGTGCCCGGCCTTCGTGGACGGGACCGCCGACCTCGAGACCACCGCCGGACGCCTTGCCTGGGGCCGGTTCATGAACGCGGGGCAAACGTGCGTTGCACCTGACTATGTGCTGGCCGCCCCCGAGGTTCTGGACGCGCTGGAACCGCTGCTTGTGGACGCCATCACCGCCATGTTCGGAAAGGACCCGGCGTCCAGCGCTTCCTATGGCCGGATCGTGGATGACCGGCACTTTGAAAGGATCGCCGAACTGGCGGACGGCAGCACCGTGGTGCACGGAGGGCAGCGGGACCCCGGCAGCAGGTATTTTGCACCGACGCTGTTGCGCCCCGCCCCCGGCGATGCAGTCCTGGGCGAGGAAATCTTCGGTCCGCTGCTGCCGCTGGTGCCGGTATCCGGGCGGGACGAAGCCATCCGCATGATCAATTCCGGCTCCAAGCCGCTGGCCGTGTATGTCTTCAGCGAAGAGGACGCCGTGCGCAGCGCCTTCGCGGCGGAAACGTCGTCAGGCGCGCTGGCCTACGGAGCACCGGCGGCACACCTCACGGTTCCGGGCCTCCCGTTCGGCGGGGTGGGCGGCAGCGGCATGGGGGCATACCACGGTGAACATTCCGTGCGGACGTTCTCGCACGAACGGGCAGGCATGGACAAGCCGCTGTGGCCGGACACCCTCGGGCTGGCCTATCCGCCTTACGGGACGGCGAAAGACAGGGTGGTCACCGCCCTGCTGTCATTGGCCGGGCGGGTGCCGGGCCGCCCGAAAGCCGGCCGTCCCGGGGACCGCAAGGCCTAG